From the genome of Dehalococcoidia bacterium:
CCGAGACCCCCACGCCTACGCCCACTGCCACCGCTATCCCCACGGAGACGGCCACACCCACATCTACGCCTACGCCGACGCCGACGCCTACGCCCACTGCCACCGCTACCCTGCCACCGGCGCAGGAGACGCCCAGGCCGCCTTCGCCTTCACCTTCACCCACCCTGCCACCGGCGCAGGAGACGCCTAGGCCACCTTCGCCTTCGCCTTCACCTACCCTGCCGCCAGCCCAGGAGACGCCTAGGCCGCCTTCGCCTTCGCCCACCCTGCCGCCGGCGCAGGAGACGCCTAGGCCACCTTCGCCTTCGCCTTCACCTACCCTGCCGCCAGCCCAGGAGACGCCCAGGCCGCCTTCAGCGCTGCCCAGGGGTGGCGGTGCACCCCCCACGGGAGGGGCATCCCCTTGGCCTTATGTGGCCGCCATCGTGGTCGCGGCCATGGTGATGGCCCTGGCCGCCAGCCGCCTGGGCTGGGCCCTGACGATGGAGGGTCGCGCCCAGCCCAGTGGCCTCTCGGCCCGGATGGCCAAGGCGGTGGACAGCCTCCGCGCCTTGTGGGGACGGCGCAGGCAACCTTAAACGGTGCACAAACCCCTGAGGGGGCGAGGGCATGACAATAGCCCCCCAGGGGTTCGCCTCCTTAGGAGGGCGCAGAATACAAGTAGGGGGCCCCTAAGGGGCCCCCTACTTGCGCTTCAGGGCTCGCGTTTCAGGGTTATCAGCAGCAGGGTCTGGGGGTGCCGCCACCCTCGGCGGTGGCGAAGGACTGGCCACAGGCGCAGGTGCGCACGGCGTTGGGGTTGTAGATGGTGAAGCCAGCGCGCATCAGGTCGTCCACATAATCGATCTCCGCCCCCTCCAGCAAGGAGGCGCTCTCCGGGTCCACCACCAGGCGCACGCCACCCTGTTCGATGACGAAGTCGTCGTCCTCGATCTCGCGCGCCAGAGTCATGCCATACTGGAAGCCCGAGCAACCACCCCCCACTACGAAGACGCGCAGGGCCCCCTCGGGCATCCCTCTCTGCTCCAGGATCTCCCTGGCCTTGGCCACCGCCCTCTCCGTCATGCTTATCATGGCCTATTCCCCCCTTCTAAAACCAATTCCGCAATACCGACCTTCTTTATTATACACCGCCGTGGCCAGAAGGCCATCAGCTGCCGCGGGAGACGCCCGCCTTGTGGGCATGGATGGCGTGCCCCATGACGTCCATGGGCGTCGAGAGGGGTACCACCTTCCAGAACCTGGGCAAGAATTGGGGCCAGTGGGACAGGATGTGCCGCGCCCACGGGCTACCCGTCTTGTGGGCATGCTCCTCGATGAGGGAGCGCAGGAGCTCCTGGTCGTCGCGGTTCTCCACCCTCTGGATGGTGATGAGCTCGGGGTTGTAGCGGCGAGGGAAGGAGCCGTCCTCGTCCAGGACGAAGGCAGTGCCCCAGGACATGCCGGCGCCGAAGTTGTAGCCCGTGGGCCCCAGCACCACCACGATGCCCTGGGTCATGTATTCGCAGCAGTGGTCGCCAGCCCCCTCCACCACGGCGATGGCTCCCGAGTTGCGCACAGCGAACCGCTCCCCCGCCCTGCCAGCCACGAAGAGCTTGCCCCCCGTGGC
Proteins encoded in this window:
- the erpA gene encoding iron-sulfur cluster insertion protein ErpA, with the protein product MISMTERAVAKAREILEQRGMPEGALRVFVVGGGCSGFQYGMTLAREIEDDDFVIEQGGVRLVVDPESASLLEGAEIDYVDDLMRAGFTIYNPNAVRTCACGQSFATAEGGGTPRPCC